Proteins from a genomic interval of Cyprinus carpio isolate SPL01 chromosome A21, ASM1834038v1, whole genome shotgun sequence:
- the LOC109104498 gene encoding melanoma antigen recognized by T-cells 1-like, whose translation MSYGGSGSGSRGEFSVHFSSRGGAGLIRAEEAAGIALLAVILTALLILGCWYYRRRGGYKMIRNGRNSGQSWREMMRAGQYSESGSGEENKLALNEFSNLQPAIPNAPPAYDKIASGPSPPPYSP comes from the exons ATGTCTTACGGCGGATCAGGTTCAGGTTCTCGAGGTGAATTCAGCGTTCATTTCTCCAGCAGAGGTGGAGCAGGACTCATCAGAGCTGAAGA GGCCGCAGGAATCGCCTTACTGGCCGTGATCCTCACAGCGCTGCTCATCCTGGGCTGCTGGTATTACCGCCGGCGGGGCGGATACAAGATGATCCGG aatgGGAGAAACAGCGGTCAGTCATGGAGAGAGATGATGAGAGCGGGTCAGTACAGCGAGTCTGGATCAGGAGAAGAGAACAAACTAGCCTTGAATGAATTCAGCAACCTGCAACCagcg ATTCCTAACGCTCCTCCGGCCTACGATAAGATCGCCTCCGGACCGTCACCTCCTCCGTACTCTCCATGA